One genomic segment of Nanoarchaeota archaeon includes these proteins:
- a CDS encoding translation initiation factor IF-2 subunit gamma — protein MVSKKSESDVAQNKADRHLPEMNIGIVGHVDHGKTTLTQALTGKFTDEHSEELKRGISIRLGYADMEIRKCPKCESIKAYTTMPKCLEHEVNTEYVRALSVIDCPGHETLMATVLTGASLMDGALLVIAANEQCPQPQTAEHLMVLNIAGIKNIVIVQNKVDLVDEAQMRKNYGQIKAFIKGSVAENAPIIPVSAQHQANIDVLLAAITDIIQPKPHDSNADPIMYIARSFDVNRPGTDISELVGGVVGGSLVRGNLKKGDKIEIRPGAKKESKWVPLKSTIVSINQGNASLDAGKPGGLLSVGTLLDPSLAKSDNLVGNVLGLEGKLPAVFNNLKLEMHTFERLVDAKQVKNEVKQNDALLMNVNTSRTIGICTKPGKVAEFLLKIPVCASIGDKVALSRQIESKWRLIGWGVIKQ, from the coding sequence ATGGTTTCTAAAAAATCAGAATCGGATGTTGCGCAAAACAAAGCAGACAGGCACCTTCCGGAAATGAACATCGGAATTGTCGGCCACGTCGACCATGGAAAAACCACGCTTACTCAGGCGCTTACCGGAAAATTCACAGACGAACATTCCGAAGAGCTGAAGCGCGGCATTTCAATTCGCCTCGGTTACGCAGATATGGAAATAAGAAAATGCCCAAAGTGCGAGAGCATTAAAGCATACACCACAATGCCGAAATGCTTAGAACATGAAGTTAATACCGAATATGTCCGTGCCTTGTCTGTAATCGACTGCCCCGGACACGAAACATTGATGGCGACAGTGCTGACAGGAGCATCTCTTATGGATGGCGCGCTTTTGGTAATCGCGGCAAATGAACAATGCCCGCAGCCGCAAACTGCAGAGCATCTAATGGTCTTAAATATCGCAGGAATAAAAAATATAGTTATTGTGCAAAACAAAGTGGATCTTGTTGATGAGGCACAGATGCGAAAAAACTACGGCCAGATAAAGGCTTTTATCAAAGGCTCGGTTGCAGAAAACGCGCCGATAATTCCTGTTTCTGCGCAGCATCAGGCAAACATTGATGTTCTTCTTGCAGCAATAACTGATATAATACAGCCAAAGCCGCATGATTCGAATGCAGACCCTATTATGTATATCGCGCGAAGCTTTGATGTAAACCGGCCCGGAACCGATATATCTGAACTTGTCGGCGGCGTGGTCGGAGGAAGCCTTGTGCGCGGGAATCTAAAAAAAGGCGACAAAATAGAAATACGCCCTGGTGCAAAAAAGGAGAGTAAATGGGTTCCTCTTAAATCAACGATTGTAAGTATAAATCAGGGCAATGCATCGCTTGATGCCGGAAAACCCGGAGGGCTTCTTAGTGTCGGAACTCTCTTAGATCCGTCTCTAGCAAAATCAGATAACCTTGTTGGAAATGTTCTTGGGCTTGAAGGAAAACTCCCCGCCGTATTCAATAATTTAAAGCTTGAAATGCACACTTTTGAGCGCCTTGTTGATGCAAAACAGGTGAAAAATGAAGTAAAGCAAAATGATGCCTTGCTCATGAATGTCAATACTTCAAGAACGATTGGAATTTGCACAAAACCCGGAAAAGTTGCCGAATTCCTACTAAAAATTCCGGTATGCGCATCAATCGGGGACAAAGTCGCGCTATCGCGCCAGATAGAAAGCAAATGGCGGCTCATTGGTTGGGGCGTAATCAAGCAATAA
- a CDS encoding aminopeptidase: MPKITDEIMREAENKHYDFQTGCYFSGSKKIRGARLIWSDKISDMYWNYATKINADEKTKGALIKEIIAFYKEKNRQPELYITPFTEPKNLAEYAKLIGFKLAFRDAWMFYEGQKKQIKTLENFIIKQVKTKEEMKLFIDVFHQAYGGATLNEPYGALPKEYGECLINSFTNPLKGKTTIHYLGLLNGIAVGIATLFYSEKFGCITNVGVVSFQRKKGIGALLTINAIADSIKNKAEIVFLYTEEGSINEKYYQKLGFSTKFIGESFLLDALEYGVYQTVNSCVKIKPNENVVILTDNKIKAVAARIADAVKKITPNIKTYTLNDYGKRPFKIPPFILEDIKKSDAAFVITEYIYGDMPVLYEPVNGAVTKSRTRMAALVDIDESLLKDGMNADYEKIGKFSKKIYRIVKNAKKIRVITDLGTDITVTLGYKWAVFDGIPRPGKWVNLPDGEVLTAPKNVDGVVVVDGSIEFLGILTQHPMKIEIKDGFAQKESVSCARKEIKDKFTELVFTTDENSSRVGEFAFGTNLFLKNLSGNLLQDEKFPSIHIAFGDPHGSLTGAKWRSNNHMDAIILKPTVFVDDVKVMEKENIL; this comes from the coding sequence ATGCCAAAAATAACTGACGAAATCATGCGCGAAGCAGAAAACAAGCATTATGATTTTCAGACAGGGTGCTATTTCTCAGGCTCAAAGAAAATCCGCGGCGCACGCCTTATATGGAGCGACAAAATCAGTGATATGTATTGGAATTATGCGACTAAAATCAATGCAGATGAAAAAACCAAGGGCGCGTTAATAAAAGAAATTATCGCTTTTTACAAAGAAAAAAACAGGCAGCCTGAATTGTATATCACGCCGTTTACTGAGCCGAAGAATCTTGCAGAGTATGCAAAACTAATTGGCTTTAAATTAGCATTTAGAGATGCTTGGATGTTTTATGAGGGGCAAAAAAAACAAATCAAAACGCTTGAAAATTTTATAATAAAGCAAGTCAAGACAAAAGAAGAAATGAAACTCTTTATTGATGTTTTTCATCAGGCGTATGGCGGCGCAACTCTGAACGAACCTTATGGAGCGCTTCCAAAAGAATACGGAGAATGCCTTATTAATTCGTTTACAAATCCGCTAAAAGGAAAAACCACCATTCATTATTTAGGGCTTTTAAACGGGATTGCGGTTGGCATTGCAACCCTGTTTTATTCAGAAAAATTCGGATGCATCACTAATGTTGGAGTTGTTTCGTTTCAAAGAAAAAAAGGAATCGGGGCTCTTTTAACAATAAATGCGATTGCGGATTCGATTAAGAATAAAGCTGAAATAGTGTTTTTGTATACTGAAGAAGGCAGCATCAATGAAAAATACTATCAAAAACTTGGCTTTTCTACAAAATTTATCGGTGAATCATTTTTGCTTGATGCTCTTGAATACGGAGTTTACCAAACCGTTAATTCCTGCGTAAAGATAAAACCAAATGAAAATGTGGTAATACTCACAGACAATAAAATAAAGGCAGTTGCGGCGCGTATTGCCGATGCCGTAAAGAAAATAACGCCCAATATTAAGACATACACACTTAATGATTACGGAAAACGGCCTTTTAAAATACCGCCATTTATTCTTGAAGACATCAAAAAATCCGATGCTGCATTCGTTATTACCGAGTACATTTATGGTGATATGCCCGTACTTTATGAACCGGTGAATGGCGCAGTTACTAAAAGCCGGACGCGCATGGCTGCATTAGTCGATATAGACGAATCGCTGTTAAAAGACGGGATGAATGCAGATTATGAAAAAATCGGCAAGTTTTCAAAGAAAATATATCGCATTGTTAAAAATGCTAAGAAAATACGCGTTATTACCGATTTAGGAACTGATATTACTGTAACTCTCGGCTATAAATGGGCTGTGTTTGACGGAATTCCAAGACCCGGAAAATGGGTTAATTTGCCTGATGGAGAGGTATTGACTGCGCCAAAAAATGTTGATGGCGTAGTTGTTGTTGATGGCAGTATAGAATTTCTGGGAATTTTGACACAACACCCTATGAAAATTGAAATCAAAGACGGCTTTGCACAAAAAGAAAGCGTATCATGTGCGCGTAAGGAAATAAAAGACAAATTTACTGAACTCGTTTTTACAACGGACGAAAATTCAAGCCGTGTAGGAGAGTTCGCATTCGGAACTAACTTATTCCTAAAAAATTTGTCAGGCAATCTGCTTCAGGACGAGAAATTTCCAAGCATCCATATCGCATTCGGAGACCCGCACGGAAGCCTGACAGGGGCAAAGTGGAGGAGCAATAATCACATGGATGCAATTATATTAAAGCCGACAGTATTTGTTGATGATGTTAAGGTTATGGAAAAGGAAAATATCTTATAG
- a CDS encoding C39 family peptidase, producing the protein MPVKVPYHHQKNCYFCGPTCLKMVLETLGIKKTEDEIARIANTSEKCGTHHQGMIDACKKIGFSCFVHENANMATVKAFLKAHLPVIIDWTDNISEIGHYSVMIKVTAKNVFFCDPWYGPRHEVNKKVFEEFWNDRLTRGNRWIMAVLPRDVKIAQEISLKVNDANVLVKSGRVYQTHASKPYSKDKI; encoded by the coding sequence ATGCCTGTTAAAGTTCCTTACCACCACCAGAAGAACTGCTATTTCTGCGGCCCCACCTGCCTTAAGATGGTTCTTGAAACGCTTGGGATCAAAAAAACAGAAGATGAAATCGCGCGTATTGCAAACACAAGCGAAAAATGCGGCACGCACCATCAGGGAATGATTGATGCTTGCAAAAAAATCGGGTTCTCATGCTTTGTGCATGAAAATGCAAATATGGCAACTGTAAAAGCATTTTTGAAGGCGCATCTGCCGGTGATAATTGATTGGACCGACAACATCAGCGAAATCGGGCATTACAGCGTGATGATTAAAGTAACTGCAAAAAATGTGTTTTTCTGCGATCCGTGGTACGGCCCGCGGCATGAAGTAAACAAAAAGGTTTTTGAAGAATTCTGGAACGACCGCCTGACAAGGGGAAATAGATGGATAATGGCGGTATTGCCGCGCGATGTAAAAATCGCGCAGGAAATTAGCTTAAAGGTGAATGATGCGAATGTTCTTGTCAAATCGGGAAGGGTTTACCAAACACATGCATCAAAACCGTATTCTAAAGATAAAATTTAA
- a CDS encoding peptidylprolyl isomerase yields MAPKKADVKTDLKEELTIKKGDAEVPAENGGAKLAVTHGDTVKVHYTGTLEDGTVFDNSESHGTPLEFQIGANQVIPGFENAMVGMKEGEEKNVKLSVADAYGEYNPQMVGKVPKAQLPKGQEPKIGMILMVGLPNGMQVPVKIVAVDAESVSIDLNHPLAGKALNFKIKIVGIGDSKQ; encoded by the coding sequence ATGGCTCCAAAAAAAGCAGATGTAAAAACAGATTTAAAAGAAGAATTGACTATAAAAAAAGGTGACGCTGAAGTGCCGGCAGAGAATGGTGGTGCAAAATTGGCTGTAACGCATGGAGATACTGTAAAAGTTCATTATACAGGAACCCTTGAAGACGGAACTGTTTTTGACAATTCGGAAAGCCACGGCACTCCGCTTGAGTTTCAGATTGGCGCGAATCAGGTAATTCCCGGATTTGAAAACGCAATGGTCGGCATGAAAGAAGGCGAAGAAAAAAATGTCAAGCTTTCAGTGGCAGACGCTTACGGAGAATACAATCCGCAGATGGTCGGGAAAGTGCCTAAAGCTCAGCTTCCGAAAGGCCAGGAGCCGAAAATCGGAATGATTCTGATGGTCGGCTTGCCAAACGGAATGCAAGTGCCTGTAAAGATAGTGGCTGTCGATGCCGAATCGGTTTCAATTGATCTTAACCATCCCCTTGCAGGAAAGGCGCTGAATTTCAAGATTAAGATTGTGGGAATTGGCGATTCGAAGCAATAA